The following proteins come from a genomic window of Spirochaetota bacterium:
- a CDS encoding AraC family transcriptional regulator, translated as MVITYTPSPRLAEFVSCFWALSSLDAAHSELVYPTGRIQVIFHYGDPFIDTLPSGSALIHPRFALCGQKTSYSHVSAGGSCGMIGAVLHTHAAFRVLGLPVHEITDLTVGLAEVVCEWSDLEEEFLDCVDDPSRIAVIEKFILLKTAGDACCGDYFVRSCVDEIEHSRGTTVPHKSLERFDLSKRSMQRIFRERTGLSPKKYAEIVRFEHCIALLGRHRDTTTAALEAGFYDQSHCIREFRRLCGLTPLEFSRAM; from the coding sequence ATGGTCATTACATACACCCCGTCTCCGCGTCTGGCGGAATTCGTGAGCTGCTTCTGGGCGCTCTCCAGCCTTGATGCGGCTCACTCGGAGCTCGTGTATCCTACTGGTCGCATCCAGGTCATTTTCCACTATGGCGATCCTTTTATCGATACGCTGCCCTCCGGATCCGCTTTGATACATCCGCGTTTCGCCTTGTGCGGGCAGAAGACTTCCTACAGCCATGTTTCCGCGGGCGGCTCATGCGGGATGATCGGGGCCGTGTTGCACACCCATGCAGCGTTCAGGGTCCTTGGCCTGCCGGTGCACGAGATCACGGACTTAACCGTCGGGCTTGCCGAAGTCGTGTGCGAATGGAGCGATCTGGAGGAGGAGTTCCTGGATTGCGTGGACGATCCCTCCCGCATCGCGGTAATTGAGAAGTTTATTCTCCTGAAAACGGCAGGAGACGCGTGCTGCGGCGATTACTTCGTCAGGTCGTGTGTCGACGAAATCGAACACAGCAGGGGGACGACCGTTCCGCACAAGAGCCTGGAGCGGTTCGACCTTTCGAAACGAAGCATGCAGAGGATATTTCGCGAGCGCACGGGGCTATCGCCCAAGAAATATGCGGAGATAGTGAGGTTCGAACACTGTATCGCGCTGCTCGGGAGGCACCGGGACACGACCACGGCAGCCCTTGAGGCCGGCTTCTACGACCAGTCCCATTGCATAAGGGAATTCAGGAGGCTGTGCGGACTCACCCCGCTGGAATTTTCACGGGCGATGTGA
- a CDS encoding efflux RND transporter permease subunit: MNIARLAIKRPILIGCIVILILVTGIIGFNRLGVDLFPPIDFPVVTVTTIYPGATPEEIENLITKPLEEQMSTIAGIKRLTSRNLEGLSVVVAEFTYETQVRYAEEKVREKVSIARGELPTDLEQEPLIRQFDFTDMPVLTLAVTGDLPPTEMYDLVKERIKPVIEQVSGVGEVRISGGRRREIQVELDLNKLNAYEISAITVANQLKNTGANIPVGKYDRGQTSTLFRTIGEFTNIEQIKKSVISFENDVSNAITLEKLGVVRDDAEEVKTISYLYYPIEEQGEQPGFFKRMFGGEKAKEMKFEQKPALVIDIFKQSGTNSVAVTDGVLKRIDKVNAIIKATKGDPKLVFVYDTAKYIRRNVDDVKETMIIGILLAVVVVYLFLGNLRSTIITGVAIPNSLLGAFVIMYFMDFTVNIMTLLALSLTVGLLVDDAIVVRENIFRKLESGMHPMKAAEHGTKEVMLAVIATTLTVIAVFLPIGFLQGIVGRFFKQFGLTVVFAMSISLFDALTVAPLLSAYFAGKGGKAKNILVRKFDAFQDRTDKVYSKLINYSVNNPMKIVGITSLVFFLSIGAFFVIGKTFQADPDEGEFIVSIEMPPGTSIYGTQDLAQKIADKIKTVPELHHMNIQIGNDQGEYNLASIGVFMVPRTERNRTTNQLKEEIRGFLKEKQFAVANPSLDNYTRSAGGSGNKPYILNLSGDDLEVLHQYSLKVMDKLKEIPDLTEITTSFQTGKPEFQVQLNEQKMQMLGVSHRTAGAELRYRVEGGVVGKFKDKSQDLEYDIRMRLQPDQRDLQRVYNETRIPNMKQKVIPLSAIAVGVNTTGPAKILRQDRSRIIQILANIAPGGADGNAIGKTRQILEKDLGLPQGVTYGFVGRADAFEDMIKNISFAFMLSIVFIYLVLASLYESFITPVTILLALPPAMSGAFLALFITGKLMDMNCMIGVVMLLGLVTKNSILLVDFALEGTRAGLPRKDAIIKAGMIRLRPILMTTFAMLAGTLPVALGVGEAAKYRVSMGIAIIGGLVVSTLITLLVVPAVFEYIDRIRESIESKFRPAPEKQGAGADNTNGEDSIAHEIVNDLKKFERKHGDLAFAGDDMPLAVTGPVRRDTSRKKK; the protein is encoded by the coding sequence ATGAATATAGCGCGGCTGGCAATCAAGCGGCCTATCCTCATAGGGTGCATCGTGATCCTGATTCTGGTCACGGGCATTATTGGTTTCAATAGGCTGGGGGTGGACCTTTTTCCTCCCATCGACTTTCCGGTGGTGACGGTGACCACCATCTATCCCGGCGCCACGCCGGAGGAGATAGAGAACCTGATCACCAAGCCCCTCGAGGAGCAGATGAGTACCATCGCGGGGATCAAGAGGCTCACATCGAGGAACCTCGAGGGTCTCTCGGTCGTGGTGGCTGAATTTACCTACGAGACGCAGGTGCGTTACGCCGAAGAGAAGGTGCGCGAGAAGGTTTCTATCGCGCGCGGAGAGTTGCCGACCGATCTCGAGCAGGAACCTCTCATACGCCAGTTCGACTTCACCGACATGCCCGTACTCACCCTGGCGGTGACGGGAGACCTCCCGCCCACGGAGATGTACGACCTGGTGAAAGAGCGGATTAAGCCCGTCATCGAGCAGGTGAGCGGGGTGGGCGAAGTGCGCATATCCGGCGGCCGGCGCAGGGAGATACAGGTGGAGCTCGACCTTAACAAGCTGAACGCGTACGAGATCTCCGCGATCACGGTGGCAAACCAGCTCAAGAACACCGGCGCGAACATCCCGGTGGGCAAATATGATCGTGGGCAGACATCCACGCTGTTCAGGACGATTGGCGAGTTCACGAACATCGAGCAGATCAAGAAATCCGTAATCAGTTTCGAGAACGACGTCTCCAACGCGATCACCCTGGAAAAACTGGGGGTCGTTCGCGACGACGCCGAAGAGGTGAAGACCATCTCCTACCTGTATTACCCCATCGAAGAACAGGGGGAACAGCCCGGATTCTTCAAGCGGATGTTCGGCGGCGAGAAAGCCAAGGAGATGAAGTTCGAACAAAAACCGGCACTGGTGATCGATATCTTCAAGCAGTCGGGAACCAACAGCGTCGCGGTCACCGATGGGGTGCTGAAGCGCATCGACAAGGTGAACGCGATTATCAAGGCGACGAAGGGAGATCCCAAGCTTGTCTTCGTGTACGACACCGCCAAGTATATCAGGCGCAACGTCGACGACGTTAAGGAAACCATGATCATAGGCATACTCCTGGCCGTGGTCGTGGTATACCTCTTCCTGGGCAACCTCCGATCGACAATCATCACGGGGGTTGCGATACCCAACTCGCTCCTGGGCGCCTTCGTCATCATGTACTTCATGGATTTCACGGTGAATATCATGACCCTGCTCGCCCTCTCGCTCACGGTGGGACTCCTGGTGGACGACGCGATCGTGGTGAGGGAGAACATTTTCCGAAAGCTCGAGTCCGGGATGCACCCGATGAAGGCGGCCGAGCACGGAACCAAGGAGGTGATGCTCGCGGTCATCGCGACTACGCTTACGGTCATTGCCGTATTCCTGCCCATAGGCTTTCTACAGGGCATCGTGGGCAGGTTTTTCAAGCAGTTTGGTCTCACGGTCGTGTTCGCGATGTCGATAAGCCTCTTCGACGCGCTCACCGTGGCACCGTTGCTGTCTGCTTATTTTGCGGGCAAGGGCGGCAAAGCGAAGAACATTCTGGTGCGGAAGTTCGACGCTTTTCAAGATCGGACCGACAAGGTATATTCCAAGCTCATCAACTACAGCGTCAACAACCCGATGAAGATCGTCGGGATTACTTCACTGGTGTTTTTTCTGAGCATCGGCGCGTTTTTCGTTATCGGCAAGACATTCCAGGCCGATCCCGACGAGGGCGAGTTCATCGTCAGCATCGAGATGCCTCCCGGGACGAGCATCTACGGAACCCAGGACCTGGCCCAGAAGATCGCGGATAAAATCAAGACCGTCCCCGAGCTTCACCACATGAATATCCAGATAGGTAATGACCAGGGTGAATACAACCTTGCCTCTATCGGCGTATTCATGGTGCCGCGCACGGAGAGGAATCGGACGACCAACCAGCTCAAAGAGGAGATTCGCGGTTTCCTGAAGGAAAAGCAGTTTGCGGTCGCCAATCCTTCCCTGGATAACTACACGCGTTCGGCCGGGGGATCCGGGAACAAGCCCTACATCCTGAATCTGTCGGGAGACGACCTCGAGGTCCTCCACCAGTACTCGCTCAAGGTGATGGATAAGCTCAAGGAAATCCCTGACCTGACGGAGATAACGACGAGCTTCCAGACCGGCAAGCCCGAGTTCCAGGTGCAGCTGAACGAGCAGAAGATGCAGATGCTGGGCGTCTCTCACAGGACCGCGGGCGCGGAGCTGCGCTACCGGGTGGAAGGGGGTGTGGTGGGCAAATTCAAGGACAAGTCCCAGGATCTCGAGTACGACATCCGCATGAGGCTGCAGCCCGACCAGCGCGACCTCCAGCGCGTGTACAACGAGACCCGCATCCCCAACATGAAGCAGAAGGTAATTCCGCTCTCGGCGATCGCCGTTGGCGTGAACACAACCGGGCCGGCGAAGATCCTGAGGCAGGACCGCTCGCGCATCATCCAGATCCTCGCAAACATCGCGCCGGGGGGTGCCGATGGAAACGCGATCGGGAAGACGCGCCAGATACTCGAAAAGGACCTGGGTCTTCCCCAGGGCGTGACCTATGGCTTCGTGGGGCGGGCCGACGCATTCGAGGACATGATCAAGAATATCAGCTTCGCGTTCATGCTCTCGATCGTGTTCATCTACCTGGTGCTGGCCAGCCTGTATGAATCATTCATCACGCCGGTGACCATTCTCCTGGCCCTGCCGCCGGCGATGTCCGGCGCGTTCCTCGCGCTGTTCATCACGGGCAAGCTTATGGACATGAACTGCATGATCGGGGTCGTAATGCTCCTGGGGCTTGTGACAAAGAACTCCATCCTGCTGGTGGACTTCGCGCTGGAGGGTACGCGCGCGGGACTCCCGCGGAAAGACGCGATCATCAAGGCTGGCATGATCAGGCTTCGGCCCATCCTCATGACGACCTTCGCGATGCTCGCGGGCACGCTTCCCGTCGCGCTGGGCGTGGGCGAGGCGGCCAAGTACCGGGTATCTATGGGTATCGCGATCATTGGCGGGCTCGTGGTGTCGACGCTCATCACGCTGCTCGTGGTTCCCGCGGTGTTCGAATACATCGACAGGATCCGCGAGTCGATCGAGAGCAAGTTCCGTCCCGCGCCGGAGAAGCAGGGGGCGGGGGCCGATAATACTAACGGCGAGGACAGCATCGCCCACGAGATCGTGAACGACCTGAAAAAATTCGAACGGAAACACGGCGACCTGGCATTCGCCGGCGATGATATGCCCCTTGCGGTGACGGGCCCGGTCAGGCGCGACACGTCCAGAAAAAAGAAGTAG
- a CDS encoding TolC family protein, whose protein sequence is MTSLRYSLAVLCAGAVLVVYTAGYAQEKDADDGASFTIEQAIDLVLQNNLSLRAAKYDVIMSDSAEKRFDKKYAPTISAEGGYMWQKTPASGMSVFSGDKQYQWDAVASISKNFSSGTNLSAGVKEIYFDGNDPGIADFNIPKQPPLHKPALFVNLQQELLKNTFGVNDRAQAGILKNTTTMQRLAIIDQLAGLVVTTLVDYWNVSLQRSAADNARLELESNTQVRNIIAQNFAYGLAEGYDLNQFNALVAGAESKLDMARQSYKEAVRKLLRTLNMPPDTKVKGVTDLVETLPELDPDAGVKTAFIKRVDYRNALMQLDSAKKELSIQENGMLPSLTLSFGGTTLGQQESIARAYGDTVTGDYPGWNVRLKMSYPLGDSEAETNLRNAYLKIKQSELAVANLKLEVRDDVYSKYDMVKLQHGVLGKSRLMRNESEAYYQQIMVKFRQGKVKSLDIKTALDTVVAARQRELEALITYNVALLRLDLSKNEIFERYNVDVEKYIKQVKE, encoded by the coding sequence ATGACTAGCCTACGATATTCGCTCGCGGTGCTGTGCGCGGGCGCGGTACTCGTCGTGTACACTGCAGGATACGCGCAGGAGAAAGACGCCGACGATGGCGCGTCCTTTACGATTGAACAGGCGATAGACCTGGTGCTCCAGAACAACCTGAGCCTGCGGGCCGCGAAATACGACGTGATCATGAGCGACAGCGCGGAGAAAAGGTTCGACAAGAAATACGCGCCCACGATCTCCGCCGAGGGCGGGTATATGTGGCAGAAGACTCCGGCATCGGGTATGTCGGTTTTCTCCGGAGATAAGCAATATCAATGGGATGCGGTCGCAAGCATATCCAAGAATTTTTCAAGTGGTACGAACCTGTCCGCCGGGGTAAAGGAGATATATTTTGACGGCAACGATCCCGGCATAGCTGACTTCAATATTCCCAAACAGCCCCCTTTACATAAGCCGGCCTTGTTTGTGAATCTCCAGCAGGAGCTTCTGAAAAACACCTTTGGCGTGAACGACCGGGCACAGGCGGGGATACTAAAAAACACGACCACCATGCAGCGCCTGGCCATAATCGATCAGCTCGCGGGGCTCGTGGTGACGACGCTCGTGGATTACTGGAACGTGAGCCTGCAGCGCTCGGCGGCGGATAACGCGCGGCTGGAGCTCGAAAGCAATACCCAGGTGCGCAACATCATCGCGCAGAACTTCGCCTATGGGCTGGCCGAGGGCTACGACCTGAACCAGTTCAATGCGCTCGTCGCGGGGGCGGAGTCGAAGCTCGACATGGCGCGCCAGTCCTACAAGGAGGCGGTCAGGAAGCTCCTGCGCACGCTCAACATGCCCCCCGATACGAAGGTTAAGGGCGTGACCGACCTCGTGGAAACGCTCCCGGAGCTGGATCCCGACGCGGGTGTGAAGACGGCGTTCATCAAACGCGTCGATTACCGGAACGCGCTGATGCAGCTCGACAGCGCGAAAAAAGAGCTCTCGATACAGGAAAACGGCATGCTCCCTTCCCTCACGCTCAGTTTCGGGGGGACGACGCTGGGACAACAGGAGAGCATAGCGCGCGCATATGGCGACACGGTTACCGGGGATTATCCCGGGTGGAACGTGCGGCTCAAGATGAGCTACCCCCTTGGAGACAGCGAGGCGGAGACGAATTTAAGGAACGCATACCTTAAAATCAAGCAGTCGGAGCTCGCGGTGGCAAACCTCAAGCTTGAGGTGCGGGACGACGTGTACTCGAAATACGACATGGTGAAGCTGCAGCACGGCGTGCTCGGCAAGTCGCGGCTGATGCGCAACGAATCGGAGGCGTATTACCAGCAGATCATGGTCAAGTTCCGGCAGGGAAAGGTGAAGTCGCTCGATATAAAGACGGCGCTGGACACGGTCGTGGCGGCGCGCCAGCGCGAGCTCGAGGCGCTCATCACCTACAACGTGGCGCTCCTGCGCCTTGATTTATCGAAGAACGAGATATTCGAGCGATACAACGTGGACGTGGAAAAATACATCAAGCAGGTAAAGGAGTAA
- a CDS encoding TetR/AcrR family transcriptional regulator, with product MSNEREQHETRERILWAAKKEFAGKGYAGARMSSIAKKARANQALIHYYFNSKENLYQQVLYRLFGLERSELEQHDFEKFSMTAPQKLHAAIYLLVRLYTEATDPDMNRIISREVAEGRRFLNPLFRDYLIPRFERLVKVIEEGVAEGVFETRNPFLFVLQMIMFLMFISNNRETFQGSPYEERLYGEKGGERLYEYIVSQSFKGLRPEGGTLPVPPIPPEVCVDLDEFIRKIKEDQIGGTLND from the coding sequence ATGAGCAACGAGCGCGAACAGCATGAGACCAGGGAGCGGATACTCTGGGCGGCAAAAAAGGAATTCGCCGGCAAGGGGTACGCGGGTGCGCGCATGAGCTCCATCGCGAAAAAAGCGCGCGCCAACCAGGCGCTCATTCACTATTATTTCAACAGCAAGGAGAATCTCTACCAGCAGGTGCTTTACCGGCTTTTCGGGCTCGAGCGCAGTGAACTGGAGCAGCACGATTTCGAGAAGTTCAGCATGACCGCCCCCCAGAAGCTGCACGCGGCGATCTATCTCCTGGTGCGCCTGTATACCGAGGCGACCGACCCGGACATGAACAGGATTATCTCCCGCGAGGTCGCGGAGGGCAGGCGCTTCCTGAACCCGCTGTTCCGGGATTACCTGATTCCGCGCTTTGAGCGCCTCGTGAAGGTCATCGAGGAGGGCGTGGCGGAAGGGGTGTTCGAGACGCGAAACCCGTTCCTGTTCGTGCTGCAGATGATAATGTTCCTGATGTTCATTTCGAACAACAGGGAGACCTTCCAGGGATCTCCCTACGAGGAGAGGCTCTATGGGGAGAAGGGGGGGGAACGGCTTTACGAATATATCGTGAGCCAGAGCTTCAAGGGCCTCCGGCCAGAAGGCGGAACGCTCCCGGTGCCGCCGATTCCGCCCGAGGTGTGCGTGGATCTTGACGAATTTATACGGAAAATCAAAGAGGACCAGATAGGAGGAACACTCAATGACTAG
- a CDS encoding sigma-70 family RNA polymerase sigma factor — protein MTESDLHAGFEREIAGAREKLIRMAESILKDRLDAEDVVQETLVAVWQAYGEGMVRDLQAYAARAVWLNALKQRARRRRFVSLEPEALRAQGIPEPSYSPDEDLVISSWELEKAILGLPSHQQAVVRLKYYGGLTFREIGRAMHISMNTAASRCRYALIALRIALRIEK, from the coding sequence ATGACTGAATCTGATTTACATGCAGGGTTTGAACGGGAAATCGCCGGTGCCCGTGAAAAGCTTATCCGCATGGCGGAGTCGATCCTGAAAGACAGGCTCGATGCCGAGGATGTGGTCCAGGAAACGCTCGTTGCCGTGTGGCAGGCCTATGGTGAAGGCATGGTGCGCGATCTGCAGGCGTACGCGGCACGCGCGGTCTGGCTCAATGCTCTCAAGCAGAGGGCGCGGAGGAGGCGGTTCGTGTCCCTGGAACCGGAAGCGCTCCGGGCACAGGGGATTCCCGAGCCGTCATACAGCCCGGATGAGGACCTTGTGATATCCAGCTGGGAATTGGAAAAAGCAATTCTCGGTCTGCCTTCCCATCAGCAGGCGGTGGTGCGTCTCAAGTACTACGGCGGTCTGACGTTCAGGGAGATTGGGCGGGCGATGCATATCTCCATGAACACGGCCGCAAGCCGGTGCCGGTATGCGCTCATCGCCCTGAGAATCGCGCTGCGAATCGAGAAATAA
- a CDS encoding glycosyltransferase family 1 protein → MLRRSTTSTLKEYTMSRDKMSNKNKTAPREYGPAAGREGALSAFFSMPTFSALKLFFLQDGQLVRNLKPREESAEEKRILWFTDTLNDLNGPSVTLKKLGWLAHKRGMNLHLVSSLLPGEITAELPPNVINLPHLLSFKLPYYDKYTIKVPAFLRSLKIIREYKPTEIYISTPGPVGLFAMWAANILKVRKIAIYHTDFYLQSQAITKNSFIPPVIERAIRWFYDSMDDVRVPTYEYMDILEGRGYDRSRMHIFKRGIDARYFSMRERGKTTLMEKFGVRDGITMIFTGRISKDKNLDFLLDVYQVLRKKHENLNLLLVGDGPDLPEMKTRMKDCPRVVFTGKLGQAILPEIYSGSDIFVFPSVSDTFGMSVLESQACGLPGVVSDSGGPKEIIIPGSTGLVARSSDQADWVEKLEYMIRLITSDYEAYLDMKDKSRSNAVENFDWESVLNELMGATEPFEARKTHIA, encoded by the coding sequence ATGCTGCGTCGGTCAACGACTTCGACACTAAAGGAATATACAATGTCACGCGATAAAATGTCAAATAAGAACAAGACGGCGCCCCGGGAGTACGGCCCGGCCGCGGGCAGGGAGGGGGCGCTTTCTGCATTTTTCTCCATGCCCACGTTTTCGGCCCTGAAGCTCTTCTTCCTCCAGGACGGACAGCTTGTTAGGAACCTCAAGCCCCGCGAGGAATCCGCGGAGGAAAAGCGCATACTCTGGTTCACGGACACGTTGAACGACCTGAACGGTCCTTCCGTGACCCTCAAGAAGCTCGGATGGCTCGCCCACAAACGTGGGATGAACCTGCACCTGGTTTCATCGCTGCTGCCCGGGGAGATTACGGCGGAGCTTCCCCCGAACGTGATCAACCTGCCGCACCTGCTGTCGTTCAAGCTTCCCTATTACGACAAATACACCATAAAGGTGCCGGCCTTCCTGAGATCGCTGAAGATCATCAGGGAATACAAGCCCACGGAAATCTACATTTCGACGCCCGGGCCCGTTGGCCTCTTCGCCATGTGGGCGGCGAATATACTCAAGGTGCGTAAAATCGCCATCTATCATACCGACTTCTACCTCCAGTCGCAGGCGATAACGAAAAACAGCTTCATACCGCCCGTCATAGAGCGGGCTATCCGCTGGTTTTACGACTCCATGGACGACGTCAGGGTCCCCACCTATGAGTACATGGACATTCTCGAAGGGCGCGGATACGACCGTTCGCGCATGCACATTTTCAAGCGCGGCATCGACGCCAGGTACTTCTCCATGCGGGAACGCGGCAAAACCACGCTCATGGAGAAATTCGGCGTCCGCGACGGCATCACGATGATTTTTACGGGCCGTATTTCCAAGGACAAGAACCTGGATTTCCTGCTCGACGTGTATCAGGTGCTCAGGAAGAAACACGAGAACCTCAACCTGCTCCTTGTGGGCGACGGACCGGACCTTCCCGAGATGAAGACGCGCATGAAGGACTGCCCCAGGGTGGTGTTCACCGGCAAGCTCGGCCAGGCGATTCTGCCCGAGATATATTCCGGTTCGGATATTTTCGTCTTTCCGAGCGTCTCGGACACGTTCGGCATGTCGGTTCTCGAGTCCCAGGCGTGCGGACTGCCCGGCGTGGTTTCCGATTCGGGCGGCCCCAAGGAAATCATCATACCGGGCAGCACCGGTCTCGTGGCCCGATCCAGCGATCAGGCGGACTGGGTTGAAAAGCTGGAATACATGATCCGGCTCATCACCTCGGATTACGAGGCCTATCTGGACATGAAAGACAAATCCCGCAGCAATGCGGTGGAAAATTTCGACTGGGAATCGGTCCTCAATGAGCTCATGGGCGCAACAGAGCCCTTCGAGGCCAGAAAAACCCATATCGCTTAA
- a CDS encoding M23 family metallopeptidase yields the protein MKRIAIILLMILALAAAAGAAEKIFPDTSNFQEFRGKVGRWVLMPSQYSIPTTAREYGTSVEDIYAVNGLAANAVIGNEYLFVPYTQAFIDLLKTRNIVRTGIETTDDEFIWPVEQVVNISSVLGVRGGFFHTGIDIPAGTASPVRASMGGRVIYSSYMGGYGHTVEIEHRNNFITRYAHNSVNMVKVGDFVRKGQIIGYVGSTGMSTGNHLHFEIRCINIPLDPLDFLPENETVKLIHTIKNWK from the coding sequence ATGAAACGAATCGCTATTATACTACTCATGATCCTTGCGTTAGCTGCGGCCGCCGGCGCCGCGGAGAAAATCTTCCCGGATACCAGCAATTTCCAGGAATTCAGGGGGAAAGTAGGCCGCTGGGTTCTCATGCCTTCCCAGTATTCCATACCCACCACGGCGCGTGAATACGGCACATCGGTGGAGGATATCTACGCCGTTAACGGCCTCGCCGCAAACGCGGTGATCGGCAATGAATACCTGTTTGTTCCCTATACCCAGGCCTTCATCGACCTGCTGAAGACCAGAAACATTGTGCGTACCGGGATTGAAACCACGGACGACGAGTTTATCTGGCCGGTCGAGCAGGTGGTGAATATATCTTCGGTGTTGGGCGTCAGGGGCGGATTTTTCCATACCGGGATCGATATTCCGGCCGGTACCGCGAGTCCCGTACGGGCGAGCATGGGCGGCCGTGTGATCTATTCGAGCTACATGGGCGGATACGGCCATACCGTCGAGATCGAGCATCGAAACAACTTCATCACGCGCTATGCCCACAATTCGGTCAACATGGTGAAGGTCGGGGATTTCGTGAGGAAGGGTCAGATAATCGGCTACGTGGGAAGTACCGGGATGTCGACGGGCAACCACCTCCATTTCGAGATACGATGCATCAACATCCCTCTCGATCCGCTGGATTTTCTCCCTGAAAATGAAACGGTAAAGCTCATCCATACGATCAAGAACTGGAAGTAG
- a CDS encoding PHP domain-containing protein, with the protein MSARIDLHIHSRYSEDGDLPVADLFALAESRGLAAISITDHDSIESIPDARACSGTSPVHYVPGAEITTVLPEDGSQQHILGYFIDPASPDLQAILKTIQEYRTAIAVKRMEALRAQGIFMDADRVWKMADGRAPAATSIMREAIGAPENAGLDFLETYRTGPKSDNPLMNFYRDYLVEGKPGYVNFESIPTARGIRAILDAGGIPILAHPVFVKNRSLLDVIAGNGIMGIEAISSYHSPEEIEFFTAYARSRRLLITAGSDFHGPTTKPKVAMGGVENNYLQLYLDLREAHEAMRAK; encoded by the coding sequence ATGAGCGCGCGCATCGACCTTCATATCCATTCACGATACAGCGAGGACGGAGATTTGCCGGTCGCGGACCTGTTCGCGCTCGCCGAATCGCGTGGTCTTGCCGCCATTTCCATCACCGACCATGATTCCATCGAATCCATTCCCGACGCCCGCGCATGCTCCGGGACGTCGCCGGTTCACTATGTCCCCGGCGCGGAAATAACCACGGTCCTGCCCGAGGACGGCTCCCAGCAGCATATCCTTGGATACTTTATCGATCCCGCTTCTCCTGACCTCCAGGCAATCCTGAAAACCATACAGGAGTATCGGACCGCCATTGCCGTGAAGCGCATGGAAGCACTCCGGGCGCAGGGCATCTTCATGGACGCCGACAGGGTATGGAAGATGGCGGACGGCCGCGCCCCCGCGGCGACCTCAATCATGCGGGAGGCTATCGGCGCCCCGGAGAACGCGGGGCTCGATTTCCTGGAAACCTACCGGACGGGACCAAAGAGCGACAATCCGCTCATGAATTTTTACCGGGACTATCTGGTCGAGGGAAAACCCGGTTATGTGAATTTCGAATCCATCCCCACGGCCCGGGGTATCCGGGCAATACTCGACGCGGGGGGGATACCGATTCTCGCGCATCCCGTGTTCGTCAAGAACCGCTCGCTCCTCGATGTGATTGCGGGCAATGGGATCATGGGTATCGAGGCCATATCAAGCTATCACTCCCCGGAGGAAATCGAATTTTTCACGGCATATGCCCGTTCCCGCAGGCTGCTCATCACGGCGGGGTCGGACTTTCACGGGCCCACCACGAAGCCCAAGGTGGCCATGGGCGGAGTCGAGAACAACTATCTCCAGCTTTACCTGGATCTGCGTGAGGCCCACGAGGCGATGCGCGCCAAATAA
- a CDS encoding FadR family transcriptional regulator has protein sequence MDKKAKGVDIKINRIEKAPDIPSMVVNQVVELIGTGILKVGDRLPSELEMTRRFGISRISLREAMKLLEAKGFIESQGRKGKYVRSVVDNAIRSPIEGLISVDHRKIWELITVRRILDSEAAALAALSATEKQIRKLRNFKEQADNLGVDNLMVTREGGKLYGEFYNDLYDATNNTIFTHLLKSISIIIRGVLPYSREKLIKVKGSGKAIYDHHIKIVQAIESRDSSLAKELMVIHINYIDKSLQKALKE, from the coding sequence ATGGATAAAAAAGCGAAAGGCGTAGATATCAAGATTAACCGGATCGAAAAGGCGCCGGACATTCCCAGCATGGTAGTAAACCAGGTGGTTGAACTCATAGGCACGGGCATCCTGAAGGTGGGCGATCGTCTGCCCTCCGAGCTCGAGATGACGCGACGTTTCGGGATCAGCCGGATTTCGCTCAGGGAGGCAATGAAGCTCCTGGAAGCGAAGGGATTCATAGAGTCACAGGGACGCAAGGGTAAATATGTGAGGTCGGTGGTGGATAACGCGATCAGGTCTCCCATCGAAGGCCTCATATCGGTCGATCATCGCAAGATTTGGGAGCTTATAACCGTACGAAGAATCCTCGATTCCGAGGCGGCTGCGCTGGCTGCCCTTTCGGCAACCGAAAAGCAGATCCGCAAACTCAGGAATTTCAAGGAACAGGCCGACAACCTGGGCGTGGACAACCTCATGGTGACCCGCGAGGGCGGGAAGCTGTACGGGGAATTTTATAACGACCTGTATGATGCCACGAACAACACCATCTTTACCCACCTGCTGAAATCGATTTCTATTATTATCCGCGGCGTTCTGCCGTATAGCCGGGAAAAGCTCATTAAGGTCAAGGGAAGCGGGAAGGCCATTTATGATCATCACATCAAGATCGTTCAGGCCATTGAATCCCGCGATTCATCGCTCGCCAAGGAACTCATGGTAATCCATATTAATTACATAGATAAGAGCCTCCAGAAAGCGCTCAAGGAATAG